The following coding sequences lie in one Crassostrea angulata isolate pt1a10 chromosome 10, ASM2561291v2, whole genome shotgun sequence genomic window:
- the LOC128167988 gene encoding uncharacterized protein LOC128167988, with translation MLRGMVFQNFVHFKERCKFDFSKTENGPNIFVGCSSTGKTAALELMRRCMDSKINSSLTKRLYPDKNAYVFCEFKNETTCYGPTVITGIIVEGKHESNPGLIPEDEEYEDWNEMQTKNDTRFHKVIMYCFKEEIKFCSKTYIEKENGNIVDLRMNLRLSPSLLDGILDKNQTKISNDINEGIKTKFNDVFVIRVLEQIRQLKKNETVNSKPKLWKMMEENFVGILTMRGPGTFQWTKSRYIDFTFKSMNYEDVCAHAEIITNLLDSELIDKEEERRIFGYLTYPNEIVFRKTASQTGKTVINVELQKSPPFPLLKTSLGIIEAKQFSLLMTHKSFKTICLEEPDRGMHPHMIERMKEVLHQESRNKTIIVATHNPYLLDSRSLDNTFIFLKKGIDSFVEKIGALDECAIVRKNIEVQDLKRLLFSSHVLFVEGKSDKIVLQSIFMHIVLSNRKTLDMLSYEIIQMGGKDSQDPLTTFCKRINIEHCFILDRDAHITTKKENETFDEFSNRLAGEKNTFVWEKGELEDFLLNDDTDDDFTKLNEILGQEEQFPNSKKIKKEKIKKGLNAGLSMSQSKKLADFIKGFSDTKRLRKFLEEKMAFFKKEDD, from the coding sequence ATGCTTCGTGGAATGGTTTTTCAGAACTTTGTTCACTTCAAAGAGAgatgtaaatttgatttttcgaAAACTGAAAACGGCCCAAATATTTTTGTTGGATGTAGTTCAACAGGCAAAACAGCTGCCTTGGAACTAATGAGAAGATGTATGGACAGTAAAATCAATTCATCTCTTACAAAAAGACTTTACCCAGACAAAAATGCATATGTTTTCTGTgagtttaaaaatgaaacaacttGTTATGGACCTACTGTTATAACAGGAATTATTGTGGAAGGAAAACACGAAAGTAATCCAGGTTTAATTCCTGAAGATGAGGAATATGAAGACTGGAATGAGATGCAAACCAAGAACGACACAAGGTTTCATAAAGTTATAATGTACTGTTTTAAAGAGGAAATAAAGTTTTGTTCAAAAACatatatagaaaaagaaaatggcaACATTGTTGATTTAAGAATGAATCTAAGACTCTCTCCAAGTCTCTTAGATGGAATACTGgataaaaaccaaacaaaaataaGTAATGACATAAACGAAggaatcaaaacaaaattcaatgatGTTTTTGTTATCAGAGTTCTTGAACAAATCAgacaattaaagaaaaatgaaaccGTAAACTCAAAACCAAAGTTGTGGAAAAtgatggaggaaaattttgtcGGTATTTTAACGATGAGAGGACCGGGTACTTTTCAGTGGACAAAGAGCAGATATATTGACTTCACATTCAAATCAATGAACTATGAGGATGTATGTGCTCATGCAGAAATCATAACTAATCTTTTGGATAGTGAATTAATTGACAAAGAGGAAGAAAGAAGAATATTTGGATATCTTACATATccaaatgaaattgtatttcgGAAAACTGCATCACAAACTGGTAAAACTGTGATTAACGTTGAGCTACAGAAAAGCCCGCCGTTTCCACTGTTGAAGACCTCCCTTGGTATCATAGAGGCAAAGCAATTTTCTCTTCTTATGACacataaatcatttaaaacaatttgcTTAGAAGAACCTGATAGAGGAATGCATCCTCACATGATTGAACGCATGAAAGAGGTACTCCATCAAGAAAGTAGAAATAAAACCATTATTGTTGCAACACACAATCCATATCTTCTCGACTCCAGATCGTTAGATAATACCTTTATCTTCTTAAAAAAAGGTATTGACTCATTTGTCGAAAAAATTGGTGCCCTTGATGAATGTGCCATTGTACGAAAGAATATTGAAGTTCAAGATTTAAAAAGACTTTTGTTTTCATCGCATGTTCTTTTTGTTGAAGGAAAGTCCGACAAAATTGTTCTGCAATCAATTTTCATGCACATCGTTTTATCAAACAGGAAAACACTTGATATGTTGAGTTATGAGATAATTCAAATGGGTGGAAAAGACTCTCAAGACCCCTTGACAACGTTTTGCAAACGCATCAATATAGAGCATTGCTTTATTTTAGATCGAGATGCACATATAACgacaaagaaagaaaatgaaacatttgatGAATTTTCTAATCGACTGGCaggagaaaaaaatacttttgtcTGGGAAAAGGGAGAGCTAGAAGATTTTCTCTTAAATGATGATACTGATGATGATTTTACAAAACTTAACGAAATTTTAGGGCAAGAAGAACAGTTtccaaattcaaaaaaaattaaaaaagagaaaattaaaaaaggtttaaatGCCGGGTTATCCATGAGCCAGTCAAAAAAACTGGCTGACTTTATCAAAGGATTTTCCGACACTAAACGTCTTCGAAAGTTTCTGGAAGAAAAAATggcgttttttaaaaaagaagacgACTGA